In Phormidium ambiguum IAM M-71, a genomic segment contains:
- a CDS encoding glycosyltransferase family 2 protein → MPTVSVIIPAYNAEKTILETIESLQKQTFTDFEIIVINDGSTDSTVELLSKINDLRLKVYTFPNGGLPVARNRGIEKATGEFITFIDADDLWTPDKLESQVTALQQHPEAGVAYSWTAFINEHSEYMYAWEPLYHQGNVYPQLLIRNFISSGSNLMVRRKFIEAAGRFDSTLKSVEDWDYYLRLAALCPFVLVPKYQILYRRSSQSMTSKVDVMEKYILIVTERAFQLAPEELKYLKKRSLANSYRFLVQLSLAHALDEKGVKQASRNIRKSILFSPPILLERKTQRLLLKVILMRLLPYKLSTNISHLLGKVFPSPTTKPITSQS, encoded by the coding sequence ATGCCCACTGTATCAGTCATAATTCCTGCTTACAATGCAGAAAAGACTATTTTAGAAACGATCGAATCTTTGCAAAAGCAAACTTTTACTGATTTTGAAATAATTGTCATCAATGATGGTTCTACAGACTCAACAGTAGAACTTCTTAGCAAAATCAATGATTTGCGACTCAAGGTTTATACTTTTCCTAACGGCGGATTGCCAGTAGCTCGAAATCGGGGAATCGAAAAAGCTACAGGAGAATTTATTACTTTTATTGATGCAGATGATTTATGGACACCAGACAAACTAGAGTCTCAAGTAACTGCTTTACAACAACATCCAGAAGCAGGAGTCGCTTACAGTTGGACTGCTTTTATTAACGAACATAGCGAATATATGTATGCTTGGGAACCCTTGTATCATCAAGGTAATGTTTATCCCCAATTGTTAATTAGAAACTTTATTTCTAGTGGCTCAAACCTAATGGTACGCCGCAAGTTTATCGAAGCCGCTGGCAGATTCGACTCTACACTTAAATCAGTAGAAGATTGGGATTATTATCTGCGGTTAGCTGCTCTATGTCCCTTTGTTTTAGTCCCTAAATATCAAATTCTTTATCGTCGTTCTTCCCAATCAATGACATCGAAAGTAGATGTGATGGAAAAATACATTCTCATAGTCACAGAAAGAGCTTTTCAATTAGCACCTGAAGAACTTAAATATTTGAAAAAACGCAGTTTAGCTAACAGCTACCGCTTTTTAGTGCAGTTGTCTCTAGCTCATGCTTTGGATGAAAAAGGAGTAAAACAAGCAAGTAGAAACATCAGAAAATCTATTCTGTTTTCTCCACCAATTTTGCTAGAACGCAAAACCCAAAGATTACTATTAAAAGTAATATTAATGAGACTTCTGCCTTACAAACTTTCGACAAATATTTCTCACTTATTGGGCAAAGTATTCCCTAGTCCCACTACTAAACCTATAACTTCTCAAAGCTAA
- a CDS encoding O-antigen ligase family protein: MIEKLKRLWESVKITPQNLPEKVIWYYITGTYLLYIIGAQHIVAPAIAWFLAGYLCVQLWQQTQDTPPEERIRIPLGVWIWIAGMLLMEVAIVGAHLDFNMDLPRIVRSTINFFARTWALLALFPLSGCLKIRSQLIYRAACILCIQSLILVVLFYAMSLVNIRLPIITSPLYKIGGVGAEYYNILLYIRDSDTGKTRLYLFTPWAPALGMVGNIYFFLVCQEANKRLRWLGMIGAAAMVWSSDSRLGILCLPTLPVINWILSNMTRPGIQLTAGAFSVFSGMFGIQLLNWYKDFRAQFDGQRASSSRVREVLGRIALYRWQNDAPIWGFGIKEPKGPRVVTGKPIGSHHTWFGVLFTHGIVGFIALAVPMTWSFIECLIKAQKNTTAQVALGILTVLIMFSFAENLETLAYLYWPGLVILGIALKEKFSLVSKSELTLQNSSY; this comes from the coding sequence ATGATTGAAAAACTTAAACGTTTATGGGAATCAGTAAAAATTACCCCTCAGAATCTTCCAGAGAAGGTAATTTGGTATTACATAACAGGAACCTATCTGTTGTACATAATTGGAGCGCAGCACATTGTAGCTCCCGCAATTGCGTGGTTCTTAGCAGGTTATTTGTGCGTTCAATTATGGCAACAAACACAAGATACTCCGCCAGAGGAAAGAATCCGAATTCCTTTAGGAGTTTGGATATGGATTGCTGGTATGTTGTTGATGGAAGTAGCGATCGTTGGTGCACATCTCGACTTTAATATGGATTTGCCCAGAATTGTCAGATCGACAATTAATTTCTTCGCTAGAACTTGGGCACTCTTAGCTTTATTTCCCCTCAGTGGATGTTTGAAAATTCGATCGCAATTAATTTACCGCGCCGCTTGTATTCTTTGCATTCAAAGCTTAATTTTAGTGGTACTTTTTTATGCGATGAGTTTGGTAAATATTCGTTTACCTATAATTACATCACCACTATATAAAATTGGAGGCGTAGGAGCAGAATACTATAATATACTTCTTTATATTCGAGATTCAGATACTGGTAAAACCCGTTTATATTTATTTACTCCTTGGGCACCTGCTTTAGGAATGGTAGGCAACATTTATTTCTTCCTTGTCTGTCAGGAAGCAAACAAAAGATTGCGTTGGCTAGGAATGATTGGTGCGGCAGCAATGGTTTGGAGTTCAGATTCACGTTTAGGAATATTATGCTTACCAACTCTTCCCGTAATTAACTGGATTTTATCAAACATGACTCGCCCAGGTATTCAACTTACAGCTGGAGCATTTAGCGTTTTTTCAGGAATGTTTGGTATTCAATTACTTAATTGGTACAAAGATTTTCGTGCCCAATTTGATGGTCAAAGAGCTAGTTCTTCAAGAGTGAGGGAAGTTTTAGGAAGAATTGCATTATACCGTTGGCAAAATGATGCACCAATTTGGGGTTTTGGAATCAAAGAACCGAAAGGGCCAAGAGTTGTTACGGGTAAACCGATCGGTTCACACCATACTTGGTTTGGAGTACTTTTTACTCACGGTATTGTCGGTTTTATCGCTTTAGCTGTTCCCATGACATGGAGTTTTATTGAATGTTTAATAAAAGCGCAAAAAAATACTACTGCCCAAGTAGCTTTAGGGATACTTACAGTCTTAATTATGTTTTCTTTTGCCGAAAATCTGGAAACTCTAGCTTATTTATATTGGCCTGGATTAGTAATTTTAGGTATTGCCTTAAAAGAAAAATTCTCCCTTGTTTCTAAGTCTGAGCTAACCCTGCAAAATAGCAGTTATTAG
- a CDS encoding glycosyltransferase, which produces MKTIQAVARYFPESCGGIHIHLSEIIPVLAAMGVETKVAASQDKSTADSYIYKGVEVYRYPVSPTPKPEPNHGAVPHGGFEYFAQWLKAQKAEVYHQHQWTPKCGLPHLRLAKELGMATAVSVRLPQPICQRQTLMLNGEEACDGKIDPVRCGYCCGVSQNIPPAIIESLSKIPVPASQIASGLTRRLSNLPAPISKTAEALLNPFSIPAYAAARLEGLQEMAKYADRIVVMSQWVGKALMVNGIPKEKIFLLKHGISDSFADVFKQRVLQPKKPGEPLRVGFLGRWDHTKGIHILVEAVKALPPEVPIKLIIHGVESNNSYRQQVIDRINNDPRIEVAKQLKRDELGDGFANFDVLAVPSQWLETGPVVVLEAHAYGVPVIGSNLGGIAEKVRHGEDGLLVSAGDPKAWAEAFALLAKDSSLLDKLRQGIQPVRTITMEAADSLTLYETILAENSGKKVPELTANLL; this is translated from the coding sequence TAGCTGCATCTCAAGATAAATCAACAGCAGATTCTTATATTTATAAGGGAGTAGAAGTTTACCGATATCCTGTATCCCCAACACCTAAACCTGAACCAAATCATGGGGCTGTTCCTCATGGAGGTTTTGAATACTTTGCTCAGTGGTTAAAGGCACAAAAAGCTGAAGTTTATCACCAACACCAATGGACTCCCAAATGTGGTTTACCCCATCTTCGTTTAGCGAAAGAATTGGGAATGGCAACAGCGGTTTCTGTCCGTTTACCTCAACCAATTTGCCAACGTCAAACATTGATGTTGAATGGTGAAGAAGCTTGTGATGGCAAAATCGATCCGGTACGTTGCGGTTATTGTTGTGGAGTTTCCCAAAATATCCCTCCGGCAATTATTGAAAGTTTGAGTAAAATACCTGTACCTGCTAGTCAAATAGCTAGTGGATTAACTCGACGTTTAAGTAATTTACCTGCACCAATTAGTAAAACGGCTGAGGCTTTGCTGAATCCTTTTTCGATTCCTGCTTATGCAGCGGCGCGTTTGGAAGGTTTACAAGAGATGGCAAAATATGCCGATCGCATTGTAGTTATGAGTCAATGGGTTGGCAAAGCTTTAATGGTTAACGGTATACCCAAAGAAAAAATTTTCTTGTTAAAACATGGCATTTCTGATTCTTTTGCCGATGTCTTCAAACAAAGAGTTTTACAACCCAAAAAACCAGGGGAACCATTGCGAGTTGGTTTCTTAGGTCGCTGGGATCATACAAAGGGAATTCATATATTAGTAGAAGCAGTAAAAGCTCTCCCACCAGAAGTTCCGATTAAGTTAATTATTCATGGCGTTGAAAGTAACAATTCATATCGGCAACAAGTTATCGATCGGATTAATAATGACCCCAGAATTGAAGTAGCGAAACAGTTAAAACGTGACGAATTAGGCGATGGATTTGCTAATTTTGATGTCTTAGCTGTACCTTCTCAATGGTTAGAAACAGGGCCAGTGGTAGTGTTAGAAGCTCATGCTTATGGCGTGCCAGTAATCGGTTCTAACTTAGGGGGAATTGCCGAAAAAGTAAGACATGGAGAAGATGGATTGTTAGTATCTGCTGGCGATCCAAAAGCTTGGGCAGAAGCTTTTGCTTTACTGGCTAAAGATAGTAGTTTATTGGATAAACTTCGCCAAGGAATTCAGCCTGTGAGAACTATTACTATGGAGGCGGCTGATTCTTTGACTCTTTATGAAACTATTTTGGCAGAAAATTCAGGGAAAAAAGTTCCTGAACTAACTGCAAATTTACTGTGA